The following proteins come from a genomic window of Terriglobia bacterium:
- a CDS encoding acyl-protein synthetase, with amino-acid sequence MTDLTEIERRIDTLFVSPPYAAEPSLRLSNLLALLQDELEYAAARNPHFRNYLDNWPVDYHTAEAIADLPFLPVGAFKANPPLTLINTDEIKRILSSSATTGQVPSRVFLDNATARRMTKGIITIIRDFIGSARRPFLVIDTSDKLSGEAELGARGAAIQGLIPFATETVCCLNGDTVTAPSLDLRKLMDCGQKWKQADVIVYGFTYVIWNYFVKPLESAGMKLDMPNVRVLHSGGWKRLEAQAVTKDMFAARVASVFGCSPKDVIDFYGMVENVGVVYPDCPYSNKHAPTFAEVIIRNPLTLQPVDVGEQGLVQVCSALPTSFTGFLVLTEDIGEVVDYDNCPCGRRGICFHFVKRVPKAELRGCGNMDVSRR; translated from the coding sequence ATGACCGATCTGACAGAGATCGAACGTCGCATCGATACGCTTTTTGTATCTCCGCCGTATGCGGCAGAGCCTTCGCTGCGACTCTCTAACTTACTTGCGCTGCTCCAAGATGAACTGGAGTATGCAGCCGCCAGGAATCCGCACTTTCGCAACTACTTGGACAATTGGCCAGTTGACTACCATACTGCAGAAGCGATTGCTGATCTGCCCTTTTTGCCGGTCGGCGCGTTTAAGGCTAATCCGCCATTAACATTGATTAACACCGATGAGATAAAGCGCATCTTGTCTTCGAGCGCGACGACCGGTCAGGTACCCAGTCGCGTGTTTTTGGATAACGCCACGGCGAGGCGGATGACCAAAGGCATCATAACGATAATCCGCGATTTCATAGGTTCGGCCCGGAGACCTTTCCTCGTGATAGACACTTCGGACAAACTGTCCGGAGAGGCCGAGCTCGGCGCGCGCGGTGCGGCAATTCAGGGACTGATACCCTTCGCGACCGAAACTGTTTGCTGCCTCAATGGCGACACGGTCACGGCCCCGTCGCTCGATCTCAGAAAGCTCATGGATTGTGGGCAAAAGTGGAAACAAGCGGATGTCATCGTCTACGGGTTTACATATGTCATCTGGAATTATTTTGTAAAACCGTTGGAATCGGCGGGCATGAAATTGGACATGCCCAATGTTCGGGTGCTGCATAGCGGTGGGTGGAAGCGTCTGGAGGCACAGGCGGTGACGAAGGATATGTTCGCCGCACGCGTGGCCTCTGTGTTTGGTTGCTCACCAAAGGATGTCATCGACTTCTATGGCATGGTGGAAAACGTGGGAGTCGTGTATCCGGATTGCCCATACAGCAATAAACACGCCCCTACATTCGCAGAGGTGATCATAAGAAATCCCCTGACGCTGCAGCCGGTCGACGTTGGAGAGCAAGGGTTGGTTCAAGTCTGCAGTGCGCTGCCTACTAGCTTCACGGGTTTCCTGGTATTGACCGAGGACATCGGCGAAGTCGTCGACTATGACAATTGTCCCTGCGGACGGCGGGGCATCTGTTTCCACTTTGTCAAGCGTGTCCCAAAGGCAGAGTTAAGAGGCTGCGGAAACATGGACGTCAGCCGCCGCTAG
- a CDS encoding class I SAM-dependent methyltransferase, translating to MREGEAFLDALDRRAKILAPAARATYEANRNLCSWLLDPLARWSEAAYGNRAFDDAARGYAKYCMAVGKAQEVYERARRYTTEDMPQIMSGVYEDDGYMVPYMWAAVLIYAFWPSMINHIAIFRDEFLKCLPRESRILELACGHGVLSLLAAEERPDVQVQGVDISPPAIAIANRLLDVSGHSARITYAVKDALQSEAIAGQTGYDGIISAMLAEHLPDPRPLFTAVSRQLSKDGYVFFSTAIESAQRDHVFEMNHESQPIQMAEAARLRVTRLVSDAGTVPPGCHFLPRATAMIFRPR from the coding sequence ATGAGAGAAGGTGAGGCCTTTCTAGATGCACTGGATCGTAGAGCCAAGATTCTAGCGCCGGCTGCGAGGGCGACCTACGAAGCAAATCGCAATCTGTGCTCCTGGCTGCTTGATCCACTGGCGCGTTGGTCTGAGGCAGCATACGGTAATCGAGCTTTCGATGATGCCGCCAGAGGATACGCGAAATACTGCATGGCTGTTGGGAAAGCCCAAGAGGTCTACGAGCGCGCTAGAAGGTACACCACTGAAGACATGCCACAAATCATGTCCGGTGTGTACGAAGACGATGGCTACATGGTGCCGTACATGTGGGCCGCAGTTTTAATTTATGCGTTCTGGCCGTCTATGATCAACCACATCGCGATCTTTCGAGACGAGTTCCTGAAGTGCTTGCCCAGAGAGTCAAGGATACTTGAGCTCGCCTGCGGGCATGGTGTGTTGAGCCTACTGGCCGCGGAGGAACGACCGGACGTTCAGGTTCAGGGTGTAGATATCAGCCCGCCAGCGATCGCAATTGCGAATCGCCTTCTTGACGTCTCTGGGCACTCCGCCAGGATCACTTATGCCGTCAAGGACGCGCTCCAATCCGAAGCCATAGCGGGTCAGACAGGATACGATGGAATAATATCCGCGATGCTGGCGGAACATTTGCCCGATCCACGACCTCTTTTCACCGCTGTGTCAAGGCAACTGTCCAAGGATGGCTATGTGTTTTTCAGCACAGCTATTGAGTCTGCGCAACGTGACCACGTCTTCGAAATGAACCATGAGAGCCAACCTATTCAAATGGCTGAGGCCGCACGGCTCCGTGTGACGCGGCTGGTATCTGACGCGGGCACAGTACCGCCCGGCTGTCACTTCCTCCCCAGGGCAACGGCGATGATCTTTAGACCACGATAA
- a CDS encoding beta-hydroxyacyl-ACP dehydratase codes for MIMVDNVLALEPGRSIRATKNVTGNEIQLLGHFPEYAVMPGSMILEAIGQAASILFSKTTGTGTGAGEFLVLGLVDDMRFLVPVTPGDQMEISVDVAKIVKDVAFVKGVVTVGDIVVATGKLGFARRRLQAI; via the coding sequence ATGATTATGGTGGACAATGTCCTGGCACTAGAACCCGGAAGGAGCATCCGCGCGACGAAGAATGTTACGGGCAACGAAATTCAACTCCTAGGCCATTTCCCTGAATACGCTGTGATGCCCGGCTCGATGATCCTGGAGGCAATTGGCCAGGCGGCCTCGATACTGTTTTCAAAGACGACTGGCACCGGGACAGGTGCTGGAGAATTTTTGGTGTTGGGGCTTGTTGACGATATGAGATTCCTCGTTCCGGTGACTCCGGGGGATCAAATGGAGATCAGCGTGGATGTGGCAAAAATCGTCAAAGACGTTGCATTTGTAAAAGGGGTTGTTACGGTCGGAGATATCGTCGTGGCAACAGGCAAACTCGGCTTCGCGCGAAGACGACTGCAGGCAATCTGA
- a CDS encoding glycosyltransferase, with product MPDSQYVIITAAHNEAPYIGATIESVLTQSALPALWIIANDRSIDGTADIVRFHAEAASFIKLIEVHSNCTGRDFASKANALNAALRTFSLDRFNFLGILDADVSIPSNYYGTLIGRFLSIPSLGLAGGMILDRRDHRYAPRAFEGIHSVAGAIQLFRKECFIQIGQFPPLRHGFEDTVVQIMARMNGWQTMTFNDLPVLHHRPTGMGAPGFLRACLDSGRAEYSVGYGMFYSLAKSLRRIFERPPLLGATCHLVGYLASMLTRQRRCVPPDFVRYLRLEQRSRIYDFFTLGHYSKRSRP from the coding sequence ATGCCAGACTCACAGTACGTCATCATAACTGCCGCGCATAACGAGGCGCCTTACATTGGGGCGACAATTGAGAGCGTCCTCACTCAGTCGGCTCTCCCCGCCCTATGGATCATTGCCAATGATCGTTCTATAGACGGTACCGCAGATATCGTAAGATTTCATGCAGAAGCCGCATCCTTCATTAAACTGATAGAGGTGCATTCTAACTGCACCGGTCGAGATTTCGCATCAAAAGCCAATGCGCTTAATGCAGCTCTTAGAACATTCTCGCTAGATAGATTTAATTTTCTGGGTATTCTCGATGCGGACGTCTCCATTCCATCTAATTATTATGGGACTCTGATCGGCCGATTTTTGTCCATCCCATCCCTTGGCCTGGCGGGCGGCATGATTCTCGACCGTCGAGATCACAGATACGCCCCTCGCGCTTTCGAGGGCATCCATAGCGTTGCCGGCGCAATTCAGCTTTTTCGAAAGGAGTGTTTTATTCAAATAGGACAGTTTCCACCCTTGCGCCACGGATTCGAAGATACGGTCGTCCAGATCATGGCTCGCATGAATGGATGGCAGACCATGACTTTTAATGATCTCCCAGTGCTTCATCATCGGCCCACAGGTATGGGCGCACCAGGTTTCTTGAGGGCTTGTCTCGATAGCGGGCGCGCAGAGTACTCTGTTGGTTACGGCATGTTCTATTCTCTCGCCAAGTCTCTGAGGCGCATCTTTGAGCGCCCTCCACTTCTGGGGGCAACATGCCATCTCGTAGGTTATCTTGCATCAATGCTCACTCGCCAAAGGCGATGTGTTCCGCCCGACTTTGTCCGATACCTTCGTTTGGAACAACGCAGTCGCATTTATGACTTCTTCACGTTAGGTCATTATTCAAAACGTAGTCGTCCTTGA
- a CDS encoding fibronectin type III domain-containing protein: protein MFKQIAIAFLLIIDMHPGLWCAIHVQGPATIPDIERRALVALYQDTNGSNWNTKSNWLGAAGSEDTWYGIHITSGNVTSIDLADNNLVGSIPPELSDLTELKELRLGGNSLAGTIPAALGNLAHLEVLALEVNQLTGSVPAELGKLSNLHSLYLYANRLSGSLPAEIGNLTNLNMLHLFGNQLTGAIPATLGNLLELDTLVISNNQLSGSVPAALGRLTKLRFLYLNDNNLNGTVPPELGALLNLVALFLENNSLSGGIPGQLGALASLCWLDLSTNQFTGSIPVELSALPKLEGMWLARNSLTGSIPSQFSALANLENLCLSHNRLSGTIPTDLRALSKLQTLQLDNNQLSGGIPAEFADLTALYELALSNNLLSGTIPPELTKLTKLALLSLDNNQLKGSIPSQIGNLAGLTRLALSANLLTGTIPDNLGSLANLQSLTLDANSLTGQIPVTFQKLRSLQYLSLSNNLLDGNIPSGLGGLSGMNRLYLDHNRLSGAIPPELANLASLDILDLSGNLLSGMIPSAFRRLSGMSRLDLSGNQLSGSIPRELGALQNLTVLSLADNQLSGIIPPELGGISGLRELLLQRNLLSGPIPAQLGNLQALTRLEFQENQLTGNLSPELGSLKNLVWLYLDKNKLIGGIPQSFGNLTQLQWLSLSSNQLSGTIPTSLANLTGLRWLALNGNSLFGNIPDFFSSLQALEVVSLGENQLSGSIPGSLAGLGNLRSLDLSVNLLTGLIPSQLGNLPNLQQLLLGGNNLNGNIPTQLGSLAKLQALDLSANQLSGQIPDELAKLTALDKLLLDRNALTGSIPSSLAALTGLQVLMLGDNQMQGSIPPQLGSMSALQVLSLARNRLSGSICATLSALADLRILSLEGNALSGTIPRELGGMPALKVLTLADNQLSGSIPVELGNLGALESLSLRSNQLQGTIPASFTRLTQMLGGQLDVDWNRLSPENASVSAFIDLKSTDPSWKGAQVVPPAGIAASTVTASTIRLRWSPLDWPSIAGSSGKYEIYIQSAGESAFKSWGMTKDFAQSTAVITGLNPSTQYRLKLRSITPAHAYNSSALTSDFSPEILATTAPMTNLYFPMFSEDPDGWTGFAVSNSSDVDAAVRFSAFDATGAPLPYPVGSFDFDIPAGTQLAQMGWQIFQAQNVLSHKGWMSLMSDNPFLGSFFLFGNGRLTQLDGGVPSTRLAAKLLFTRVYEGPGSYRGESAHTYLSIANPNSSSVTLRLTLFYTGGANGTYGTLVRTQTVQPNCELHGTVAEIFGTSQPVLGGYVVVEATSGGGVAGFELVELPDRQTILGVPPWDDFSARSLYSAQLAEFADYFYTNLKLVNTSASTRRVSVLAVRDNGVPVAAPVALYLPAGGTLEQDISGIFPAGSEMQGSLSISADGDGVVGDVVFGDPRTSQYAACLLLQSQSFTKAVFSQVANGAGYQTGIALYNPGQVSGDVHVSVFEPDGSLYGDAMFTLPAGQRVSKLLEEVVKESAGQVNGYIVIESTQPLIAQALFSDWKQMLAAIPPTILRN, encoded by the coding sequence ATGTTTAAACAGATAGCAATAGCCTTTCTCTTGATCATCGACATGCACCCTGGCCTATGGTGTGCCATCCACGTGCAGGGGCCTGCTACGATACCGGATATCGAGCGCCGGGCGTTGGTCGCACTGTACCAGGATACCAACGGCTCAAACTGGAACACAAAATCTAATTGGCTTGGCGCCGCAGGCAGCGAAGATACATGGTATGGAATCCATATTACCTCCGGGAACGTGACATCGATTGATTTGGCCGACAATAACCTCGTCGGCTCGATCCCTCCGGAACTCTCCGATCTCACCGAGCTGAAAGAGTTAAGGTTGGGGGGGAATAGCCTAGCCGGGACCATTCCCGCAGCGCTGGGGAACCTGGCGCATCTCGAAGTCCTTGCGCTCGAAGTCAATCAGTTGACCGGCAGTGTCCCGGCGGAGCTGGGCAAATTGTCCAACCTGCACTCGTTGTACTTATATGCCAACCGCCTGTCGGGCTCTTTGCCGGCTGAGATCGGGAATCTTACAAACCTGAACATGCTCCACCTCTTTGGCAATCAACTGACCGGGGCGATCCCGGCAACCCTCGGAAATCTCCTGGAACTGGACACCCTAGTCATTAGCAATAACCAGTTGAGCGGATCAGTCCCTGCCGCGCTTGGCCGACTCACCAAATTGCGGTTTCTCTACTTGAATGACAACAACCTCAACGGAACGGTACCGCCGGAACTGGGCGCACTGCTTAATCTGGTCGCGCTCTTCCTCGAAAATAATTCCCTCAGCGGGGGCATCCCGGGGCAGCTGGGCGCGCTGGCGTCATTATGCTGGCTCGATCTCTCCACCAACCAATTCACAGGATCCATACCAGTGGAGCTGTCTGCCCTGCCGAAATTAGAAGGCATGTGGCTGGCGAGAAATTCCCTGACGGGAAGCATTCCTTCACAATTCTCCGCACTTGCCAACCTGGAGAACCTCTGCCTCTCGCACAACAGGCTCTCGGGGACGATTCCCACAGACCTGAGGGCACTATCCAAGCTGCAGACCCTTCAGCTCGATAACAATCAGCTCAGCGGAGGGATTCCTGCAGAGTTTGCGGATCTCACTGCATTGTACGAGCTGGCTCTCAGCAACAACCTGCTTTCCGGGACCATACCGCCCGAGTTGACAAAGCTCACAAAGCTCGCGCTGCTTTCCCTGGACAACAACCAGCTGAAAGGATCGATCCCGAGCCAGATCGGGAATCTCGCCGGCTTGACGCGCCTCGCTTTGAGCGCCAATCTCCTCACCGGCACCATTCCCGACAACCTGGGAAGCCTGGCAAACCTTCAAAGCCTCACGCTCGATGCCAACTCACTCACCGGCCAGATTCCCGTGACTTTTCAGAAGCTTCGCAGCCTTCAATACCTGTCTCTGAGCAACAACCTGCTCGACGGGAACATCCCCTCCGGGCTTGGCGGTCTCTCCGGCATGAATCGCCTGTACCTCGACCATAACCGGCTAAGCGGTGCGATTCCTCCCGAGTTGGCAAACCTCGCCTCCCTGGACATCCTTGATTTGAGCGGCAACTTGCTGAGCGGAATGATCCCGTCCGCCTTCCGCCGGCTGTCCGGGATGTCGCGCCTCGATCTCTCCGGCAATCAGCTCAGCGGAAGTATTCCAAGAGAGTTGGGTGCGCTCCAGAATCTCACCGTTCTCTCGCTCGCCGACAATCAGCTCTCAGGCATCATCCCGCCCGAACTCGGCGGCATTTCGGGTTTGCGGGAGCTTTTGCTGCAGCGGAATCTATTGAGCGGACCCATCCCGGCGCAACTCGGCAACCTCCAGGCGTTGACGAGGCTTGAGTTCCAGGAAAACCAGCTGACCGGGAACCTTTCCCCAGAACTCGGTTCTCTAAAGAATCTAGTATGGCTCTACCTGGACAAAAATAAGTTGATAGGGGGCATTCCGCAGTCGTTTGGAAATCTTACGCAGCTGCAATGGTTGTCCCTCAGCAGCAACCAGTTGTCGGGAACGATCCCCACCTCTCTGGCTAATCTCACCGGCCTCCGATGGCTGGCCCTAAACGGCAATTCTCTTTTCGGGAACATTCCCGATTTTTTCTCCAGCCTGCAGGCTCTCGAAGTCGTGTCGCTGGGAGAAAATCAGCTGAGCGGGTCGATTCCGGGCTCTCTCGCAGGCCTGGGTAACCTGCGGTCGCTGGATTTGAGCGTCAACCTGCTGACTGGCTTAATACCATCGCAGCTGGGCAACCTGCCGAACCTGCAGCAGCTTCTGCTCGGCGGCAACAATCTGAACGGGAACATCCCCACGCAGCTGGGAAGCTTGGCAAAACTTCAGGCGCTCGACCTCAGCGCCAACCAGCTGAGCGGCCAGATTCCCGACGAGCTGGCAAAGCTTACTGCGCTCGACAAGCTCCTGCTTGATCGCAATGCCCTGACCGGATCTATCCCCTCGTCGCTGGCAGCCCTCACGGGCCTGCAGGTTCTCATGCTCGGCGACAATCAAATGCAGGGGAGTATCCCGCCGCAGCTGGGCAGCATGAGCGCGCTGCAAGTACTGAGCCTGGCGCGCAACCGGCTTTCCGGCTCCATCTGCGCCACGCTGTCAGCCCTGGCCGACCTGCGCATCCTCTCTCTTGAAGGAAACGCGCTCTCAGGCACGATCCCGCGCGAACTCGGCGGAATGCCGGCGCTCAAGGTTCTTACACTCGCCGACAATCAATTGAGCGGTTCCATCCCCGTCGAACTTGGAAACCTCGGTGCACTCGAATCCCTCTCCCTGCGGTCCAATCAGCTGCAAGGGACCATCCCGGCGAGCTTCACGCGTCTCACCCAGATGCTTGGCGGCCAGCTTGATGTCGACTGGAACAGGCTGTCCCCCGAAAACGCCTCGGTAAGCGCGTTCATCGATCTCAAATCAACCGACCCGTCCTGGAAGGGAGCACAGGTAGTGCCGCCTGCCGGCATTGCGGCATCCACGGTGACTGCGAGCACGATACGCCTGCGCTGGTCCCCGCTCGACTGGCCGTCCATCGCGGGCAGCAGCGGCAAATATGAGATCTACATCCAGTCAGCCGGCGAATCAGCGTTCAAATCCTGGGGCATGACCAAGGACTTTGCCCAGTCGACCGCCGTGATCACCGGACTAAATCCCTCGACTCAATATCGGCTCAAGCTCCGGTCGATCACTCCGGCCCACGCATACAATTCCAGCGCCCTGACAAGCGACTTCAGCCCCGAAATCCTGGCAACAACTGCGCCAATGACCAACCTGTACTTTCCCATGTTTTCTGAAGACCCGGACGGCTGGACCGGCTTCGCGGTGTCGAACAGCTCGGATGTCGACGCCGCCGTGCGCTTCTCGGCATTCGACGCCACCGGCGCCCCTCTGCCGTACCCCGTCGGGTCCTTCGACTTCGATATCCCGGCCGGCACCCAGCTGGCGCAGATGGGATGGCAGATCTTTCAGGCGCAAAACGTCCTCAGCCATAAAGGCTGGATGAGCTTGATGTCCGATAACCCTTTTCTCGGCTCTTTTTTCCTCTTTGGGAACGGGCGGTTGACGCAGCTGGACGGTGGAGTCCCGTCGACCCGCCTGGCGGCCAAACTTCTCTTCACCCGGGTCTATGAAGGCCCCGGAAGCTATCGCGGTGAAAGCGCTCATACCTACCTGAGTATCGCCAATCCCAACAGTTCGAGTGTCACTCTCCGCCTTACGCTGTTCTATACCGGCGGGGCAAACGGGACTTACGGCACGTTGGTGAGGACGCAGACCGTGCAGCCCAATTGTGAACTCCATGGAACCGTTGCGGAGATCTTTGGAACTTCGCAGCCCGTCCTCGGCGGGTACGTCGTTGTCGAAGCAACCAGCGGCGGAGGAGTGGCCGGATTCGAACTCGTCGAACTCCCCGACAGGCAGACCATCCTGGGAGTGCCGCCATGGGATGATTTCAGCGCACGTTCGCTGTATTCGGCGCAGCTTGCGGAATTTGCCGATTACTTCTATACCAACCTCAAGCTGGTGAATACCAGTGCTTCCACCAGACGGGTCTCCGTGCTGGCAGTCCGCGACAACGGCGTGCCGGTGGCAGCGCCCGTGGCGCTATATCTCCCTGCTGGGGGGACGCTCGAGCAGGATATCAGCGGGATTTTCCCCGCAGGGTCGGAAATGCAGGGGTCACTGAGCATTTCGGCGGACGGGGACGGGGTCGTGGGAGACGTCGTTTTCGGCGATCCACGAACCTCGCAATACGCTGCCTGCCTGCTGCTTCAGAGCCAATCCTTCACCAAGGCAGTTTTCAGCCAGGTGGCCAACGGCGCCGGCTATCAGACGGGGATTGCACTATACAACCCAGGGCAAGTTTCAGGCGATGTTCACGTTTCGGTTTTTGAGCCTGACGGCTCCCTGTACGGTGACGCGATGTTCACACTCCCTGCCGGTCAGCGGGTGTCGAAGCTCCTCGAAGAGGTGGTGAAGGAAAGC